The genomic segment GCCTTGAAGAGCTTGGAGAACTCACAAAAACACGCTGCTGGGTCGAGGGCCTTGCTTTGCGCGAATCCATTGCGAACGCGACTGCGGCCTGGGAAGAGGCACTTTTGGTCGCTCATCACCGGCTGGAGCGCGCGCCGCGTTCGCTCAATTCAGAACGTTTCGAGAGCAACCCTGAATGGGAGCGGCTTCACAGGGCCTTCCACGACCGATTGATCGACGGCTGCGGTTCACGCCCGCTGATCGGTTTCTGCGAGCAGCTTGCGGATCGGTTGAACCGCTACCGTGCATTGTCCATTCGAAAGGCGTATCGGGTGCGCAAGGTCAGTCAGGAGCACAGCGAGATCCTGCAGGTCGTGCTGGACAAGAACAGCGATGAGGCCGTGCGGCTTCTGCAGCGGCACTATGAGCAGACGGCAGACATTATTCGCGCAGATCTCGAAACGGGCGAAGCTGGCAGCATGATGCCACCAGCTTCGCCTTGATGAGGATTTCGATCTATTTCGTCCGGTTCTGACGGATGAATTCTAGGATGTCCGGGCCGAGGCTTTCGTCCGCAGTTCCGAAGTGTTCGATGATCGAGATATGATTGTGGCCAAGTGCTGTCTTGTAGACGGGCAGACGGCTGTCGCGATTGAACAGCGCATCCACCAGTTTCTTGTTCTGGCGCTGGATGGACGGCATGTCGTTCTCGGCAACTGCGAGGAACACGGGCAGCTTGCGATCAGCAATACGCCGTATGATCGACATTTGCGGATACTGGCTTGCGTCCTCACCGTAATAGACCTTGTCCTGTGCCGCGAGATCCTCTGCATCGGCGGTCGGAATCGAGATCAGGATGAGGCCTCGCACACCGTCGTCCTGGCTTGAGGCGGAGGTGACGAAGCCGAACGTCGCGGCATGGGTTGCACCCGCCGAATTCCCGGAAACGAAAATCGACCTGGTATCGCCCGGATGGGCTGACGAATTGGTTCGCAGCCAGGCAACGGCCTTGCCGACATCTTCCCCACCTGCCGGAAAACGCGCCTGGGGCGCGAAGCCGTAGTTGATCAGTGCTGTCACAATCCCGTGCTGGGCAAAGTAATAGCCGAAGTGCGACACGTCCTTTTTATCGCCACGCACAAAGCCGCCGCCATGGGCGAAGACAAGGACAGGCGGCTTTGCTCCTTCAGGAAGGGTGGACGGGATGTAGAGGTCGAGCTTCTGGCGCTCACCGTTACCATAGGCGAGATCCTTCTCGACCTTCACTCCTTCCTTCGACGCTGCCTCGTGCAGGGGTCGATATAGTGTTGTGACGCCCTTCACGACGTCTGGCCCGAGTTTGTCGCCGAAGGCACGCACACCTTCGCCGATCTCCGGCGGATTGGCAGACATTTGCGCCTGCGCGGGCAAGGCTTGCACCAGACATGCCGCAAGCGCAGCCAGAAAACGGATCGACTGCATGACTTCCTCCCTCTCTCCTCTTTCGACCGGGTTTTTATCCCGGCCATCCTCCGCGGTGTTGACGGGTTTAGTCCGTCAAGCCCTTTGGCGCGGCGCGGAAACCGGCGCGCTCTATGCCGACAATCGCGCAAACCTCATCATTGTCGCCGATATCGCCTGATATGCCGACGGCTCCGATCACTTCACCCGCCTGATCGACAACCAGGACACCGCCCGGAGAGGGCACCATGCGCCCACCGCTCACCGAGGCGAGGATGGTGATGAAGGTGGGGTTCTTGGCGGCGCGTTCGGTCAACTCTCGGGTTCCGAACCCCATGCCCAGAGAGCCCCAGGCCTTGCCAAAGGCGATGTCGAAACGGACGATACCGGCACCGTCTTCGCGTTTGTAGGCAATGAGATGCCCGCCTGCGTCGAGGACTGCGACGGCGAGCGGCGCAAGAGAGCGGGCGCGTGCTTCGGTCAGAGCTGCATCGATGATAGTCGTTGCGTCAGCGAGTTTGAACATGGGACACTTTCAATAAGTTAGGTTGGATTAGCGGGAAGAGGCCTGCCAGCGCAGCAACCGGCGTTCGGCCATCGATAGAAGGCGGCTGCCTATCAGGCCGATGGCGCCCAGAATGACGATACCGGCGAAAAGATCGGCCGAGCGGAAGCTTCGACTGGCGAGCAGAATACTTTGGCCCAATCCTTCCCGGCTCGCCAGCATCTCTCCGACGACGGCGAGAATAAGGGAGATGGTGAGCCCGAGCCGAAGGCTGGCGAGAACCATGGGCATGGCGCTGGGCAGAGCGAGCTTCCAGATGACCTGAAGGCGGTTGAGCCCGAGGACTGCGCTTACCTCATAAAGACGAGGCTCCATAGCGGCAAAGCCATGGATCGTTGCGAGAAGCATCGGCCATAGAGCGCCAAAGGCGATCACCACGAGAACCATCTGGTCCGAGAAGCCAAGAAACGCGATGGCAATCGGGATCATGGCCGAGGCTGGCAACGGGCGCAGCAATTCGAGGGTCGGTGCGATATATGTTCGAGCGCGTCGCGATACGCCGATGAGCGCGCCTAGCAGAATGCCGACAAGAGAAGCGAGCAGCCAGCCCAGTAGCATGCGCTCTACTGTCTCAACCGTCTGTCCCAGAAGAGGGCCGCCAGCCAGCCCATTCATGAGCGCGGTGAATGTGCGCTCCGGTCCGGGCAGAAAGATCGGCGAAACGATCTTCGCGTCGGTGACAAGTTTCCAGATCAGGAGGAATGCTGCGAGGCCCGACAAACCAAGTCCGAATTTTCTGAATGAGAATCCCGTCATTGGCGTTCTCCCTTCGCATAGGCTGGAAAGAAGATGCGTTGTACTGCATTGAGACCCATGCTGATCACCCATCCAATCGTGCCGATCCAGACGAGGTAGGCAAACATCTCCGCCGGACGAAGGGCCTGCTGTGCCATCATGATTCCATAGCCGAGGCCGAACGGATTGGCGGTGATCTCTACCGTGACCGCCACGACGAGCGCGTAGCCCGCCGCGAGTTTCAACGACATGAAGAGCTGCGGCAGGATCGCGGGAAGCACGACCTTGCGCAGCCTTGCCGAAAAGCCGAGCTGGAGTACAGCCGACACCTCCATCAGTCTCGGCTCAACTTCTTTAACGGCAGCACGCGCAAGGACGACGGAAGGCCAGAGAAGTCCGAGCGAGATGATGACGACTTCCATGCTGGCGCCAAAGCCCAGAAGCATCATCACGACAGGAATGAGCGCAACGACCGGGACCGGACGCAGCAATTCGATGGTCAGGTCGAGCAGATCGTCTGCGAGACGAAAAAGGCCCAGCACGATGCCGATCAGCGATCCCAACCCGACCCCGATGATACAGCCGAAGAAAGCGGCTGTCAGAGTATCGAAGGTTGCGCGCAAGAGGGAACCATCCGCAATTACGCTGAACAGGGCGAGCACGATCGCGGCCGGACTGGCGAGACTATCGCTTTCCAGTCTTGTTGCCGTCGCAGTGATTTGCGCGACGGCGATCACGCCCAGTGGCAGAAGGGCTGCCCGCCAACTTTTCCCGAAAGCGGCAGTCATTGGTGGTCGTCCTTGATCAGGTCGTAGAGTTCACGCCGCAAACGCAGGAATTCCGGATCCTCGCGGGTCAGCAACTGATCGCGCGGGCGGGCAAGGCGCACATCGACAATGCGCCCTATACGCCCTGGGTTTGGCTGGAGGCATACGATCCGGTCACCGAGATAGATGGCTTCCTCCAGATCATGCGTGACGAAAACCATCGTTGCGCCGGTGGTTGCGACAAGCCCCAGAACCTCGTCCTGCAACGCTTGTCGCGTCATGGCATCCAGCGCACCGAATGGCTCGTCCATGAGAAGAACCTTCGGTTCCTGCGCAAGGCATCGGGCGATCTGCAGGCGCTGCTGCATGCCACCGGACATTTCAGAGGGATATTTGTCGGCGTGCCGTCCAAGACCTATCTTCTGTAGAAGATCCTGAATGATGGCCGGCCGCTCCTTGGCAGGGCAGCCTCGCGCTTCGAGCGCAAGGGATACGTTGCCCGCTGCCGTCCGCCAAGGCAGAAGCGCTTTGCCGTAATCCTGAAAAACGATGGCGATGGAGCGATCCGGTCCGCCGAGGACCGCCCCATCGAGCTCCACACTGCCGGATGTCGGGCGAGCAAGGCCCGCCAGCATGCGAAGAAGTGTGGTTTTGCCGCACCCTGACGGGCCAATGACGGAAATCGTTTCGCCCGGAGCGATGTCCACGCTGATCCCGCCGATGATCTGCAAGGCACCATAGGAGAGCGTCACATCGCTAATCCTGATGCGTGGCTCAAGCGTGCTCATCTCGGAATCGGGCACGGTCTTCTTGGAAGCAGTGGACTGGCTTTGCATCGCAATCATGTCAGGCTCCTTTCACCAGCGCAGCATGGGGTCCGGCGGCTGTGCCTTTCTGAAAGCCATAGGCATTCATCTTTGCAAAATACGGCATGCTGGGATGGGCTTCGAAGCGGACACGGCAATCCAGAACCGCTGGAAGACCGCAGGCGATCGCACGCTGCAGCGCCGGTTCTAT from the Rhizobium rhizoryzae genome contains:
- a CDS encoding GlcG/HbpS family heme-binding protein is translated as MFKLADATTIIDAALTEARARSLAPLAVAVLDAGGHLIAYKREDGAGIVRFDIAFGKAWGSLGMGFGTRELTERAAKNPTFITILASVSGGRMVPSPGGVLVVDQAGEVIGAVGISGDIGDNDEVCAIVGIERAGFRAAPKGLTD
- a CDS encoding ABC transporter permease; this translates as MTGFSFRKFGLGLSGLAAFLLIWKLVTDAKIVSPIFLPGPERTFTALMNGLAGGPLLGQTVETVERMLLGWLLASLVGILLGALIGVSRRARTYIAPTLELLRPLPASAMIPIAIAFLGFSDQMVLVVIAFGALWPMLLATIHGFAAMEPRLYEVSAVLGLNRLQVIWKLALPSAMPMVLASLRLGLTISLILAVVGEMLASREGLGQSILLASRSFRSADLFAGIVILGAIGLIGSRLLSMAERRLLRWQASSR
- a CDS encoding GntR family transcriptional regulator, giving the protein MNIEMQSKAGESPATLTSSIYERLKADILSATLEPGRKLQLRFLMETYDAGQTPLREALNRLTTEDLVIGKEQRGFFVKPISLEELGELTKTRCWVEGLALRESIANATAAWEEALLVAHHRLERAPRSLNSERFESNPEWERLHRAFHDRLIDGCGSRPLIGFCEQLADRLNRYRALSIRKAYRVRKVSQEHSEILQVVLDKNSDEAVRLLQRHYEQTADIIRADLETGEAGSMMPPASP
- a CDS encoding ABC transporter ATP-binding protein, which encodes MSTLEPRIRISDVTLSYGALQIIGGISVDIAPGETISVIGPSGCGKTTLLRMLAGLARPTSGSVELDGAVLGGPDRSIAIVFQDYGKALLPWRTAAGNVSLALEARGCPAKERPAIIQDLLQKIGLGRHADKYPSEMSGGMQQRLQIARCLAQEPKVLLMDEPFGALDAMTRQALQDEVLGLVATTGATMVFVTHDLEEAIYLGDRIVCLQPNPGRIGRIVDVRLARPRDQLLTREDPEFLRLRRELYDLIKDDHQ
- a CDS encoding alpha/beta hydrolase, which encodes MQSIRFLAALAACLVQALPAQAQMSANPPEIGEGVRAFGDKLGPDVVKGVTTLYRPLHEAASKEGVKVEKDLAYGNGERQKLDLYIPSTLPEGAKPPVLVFAHGGGFVRGDKKDVSHFGYYFAQHGIVTALINYGFAPQARFPAGGEDVGKAVAWLRTNSSAHPGDTRSIFVSGNSAGATHAATFGFVTSASSQDDGVRGLILISIPTADAEDLAAQDKVYYGEDASQYPQMSIIRRIADRKLPVFLAVAENDMPSIQRQNKKLVDALFNRDSRLPVYKTALGHNHISIIEHFGTADESLGPDILEFIRQNRTK
- a CDS encoding ABC transporter permease, whose translation is MTAAFGKSWRAALLPLGVIAVAQITATATRLESDSLASPAAIVLALFSVIADGSLLRATFDTLTAAFFGCIIGVGLGSLIGIVLGLFRLADDLLDLTIELLRPVPVVALIPVVMMLLGFGASMEVVIISLGLLWPSVVLARAAVKEVEPRLMEVSAVLQLGFSARLRKVVLPAILPQLFMSLKLAAGYALVVAVTVEITANPFGLGYGIMMAQQALRPAEMFAYLVWIGTIGWVISMGLNAVQRIFFPAYAKGERQ